The genome window CGAAGGCCCGCCATAGGTGGCGGCCTGCATCGAGGCGACGGAAGCGGCATCGAGCACGGCGGCGCAGGCCTTCGGCAGGTCGGAGACCATCATCTCGCGCGGCGGCTTCGGCGGCTTGGCGCCGGGCTTCGGCGGTTTCGGCGGCGCCCAGGGCGCCGGCGTGAACCACCAGGCGAGCGACTTGTCGCAGCCGTCGCCGGCGGCAACAGGGGGCTGCGGTGTGCATCCGGCCGCGCCGGCCGGGCATTTGATGCGGATGTGGAAATGCGAGTCATGGCCGTATTCCGGCCGGAGCTTGCCGAGATTGGTGCGGTCGCCCGTCCAAGTATCGCACATCTTCTTCTTGATCGCCGGATTGACGAAGATACGCTCCACCTCGGGATAGCTTGCCGCCAGCATCAACAGCCGCGCCCGCGATGGCGTCCACACCTTGGGGTCGACGGTCAGGAACTTGTCCTTCTGCAGCATCGAGGTGAAGGGCAGATCCTCGCGCTCCTGCGCCGTCATGCGGCGCGCCGGCATCGGCGTAAACCAGACATCGGCATCGAGGCCGATCTGATGCGAGGCGTGACCGTTCAACATCGGCCCGCCACGCGGCTGCGCGATGTCGCCGACGAGCAGGCCCGGCCAGCCGGCATATTTGGCGCCATCCTCAGAAAGACGCTCGAGCAACGCGATCATTGCCGGATTGCCCCAGCGGCGGTTGCGCGAAAGCCGCATTGCCTCCCAGGTCGGTCCGTCGGTCGGCAGCGCCACCGCACCCGTCATACAGCCTTTCGCGTAAAACCCGATTGGCTGCGCCGGCCCCTGCGTCGGCAGGCCGACGGCGCCGAACTGCCCCTTGGCGCTGCCCGGGCTCGGGGTCTTCTGCTCCGCGCCGACGTCGCCGGCGGCAAGGCTTGCGCCGATTGCGCCGGCAAGCGTCAGTTTGCCGAATGTCCTGAAAGCCTGAGCGAAGCCGAAAGCCATACTATTCCCTTGAACCGCTGCCGAAGTGATTTGCGATCGAATCTATCGTGAAAAGCGATTTTGGTGAATCGATGATTTGGCGGGTAGGCGCAGGATGCGGTGGTGACAGATCAACGTGGCGGCTCAGGGGGCTCGAAGAGGCGACGCCTTGACGAGGACCCAATGGCTCAAAATTTCGCGCACCCGGCAAAAACCAAACTCTCTCCTGTTTTTCGCCCGTATTTTTCGTATTGTCGAACCCATCAATAATCAGGGGAAAGCGTGAATGGCGGCTCTGTGGTCGAAGATCGGTTTGTTTCTATCGCTTGCGGGCGTGCTCGTTCCGCTCTCGTCGATGGCTGAGGATCAGGAGTTCCGCATCGGAAGCTCGGTCGTCAGCGGGATGAAGTACAAGCCGGGCTTTGCGCATTTCGACTACGTCAATCCCGATGCTCCGAAAGGCGGAGACCTGCGCCTCTCCGCAAGCGGCGCCTTCGATACCTTCAACCCGCTGCTTGCCAAAGGCCAGGCGGCAGTGGGCTTGACGCTCGTTTACGACACGTTGATGAAGCCCGCCGACGACGAGCTCCTCGTCTCCTACGGTCTGCTTGCCGAGGGATTGTCTTTTCCCACCGACGTCTCGAGCGCGACCTTCCGCCTGCGCAAGGAAGCGAAATGGGCGGATGGTCAGCCGGTAACGCCCGAGGATGTCATCTTCAGTCTGGATAAGACGAAGGAACTAAATCCCCTCACGGCAAACTATTACCGCCACGTTGCGAAGGCCGAAAAGACCGGCGATCGCGACGTAACCTTCACCTTCGACGAGAAGAACAACCGGGAGCTCCCGAATATTCTCGGCCAGTTGGTGATCGTGCCGAAACATTGGTGGGAGGGGCAGGGACCGGACGGCAAGCCACGCGATATCTCAAAGACGACCCTCGAGCCCGTGATGGGTTCTGGACCCT of Rhizobium sp. BT04 contains these proteins:
- the mepA gene encoding penicillin-insensitive murein endopeptidase: MAFGFAQAFRTFGKLTLAGAIGASLAAGDVGAEQKTPSPGSAKGQFGAVGLPTQGPAQPIGFYAKGCMTGAVALPTDGPTWEAMRLSRNRRWGNPAMIALLERLSEDGAKYAGWPGLLVGDIAQPRGGPMLNGHASHQIGLDADVWFTPMPARRMTAQEREDLPFTSMLQKDKFLTVDPKVWTPSRARLLMLAASYPEVERIFVNPAIKKKMCDTWTGDRTNLGKLRPEYGHDSHFHIRIKCPAGAAGCTPQPPVAAGDGCDKSLAWWFTPAPWAPPKPPKPGAKPPKPPREMMVSDLPKACAAVLDAASVASMQAATYGGPSAASALTAAPAAEPAADADGELPDVGPVPNDKPAIQ